One genomic segment of Pedobacter endophyticus includes these proteins:
- a CDS encoding copper homeostasis protein CutC, giving the protein MNDNIKGAFGVLEICGNSFESALAAQHGGAKRVELCDNLAEGGTTPSYSQIALSKQKLNIAIWPIIRPRGGDFLYSEIEFSLMKEDIAICKSLNCDGVVIGILQADGTIDKKRCAELIELAKPLPVAFHRAFDMSNDMEKSLEDLIDLGIVRVLSSGGAASAIDGADVLAKLVKQAAGRIVIMPGAGINEHNISTLISKTGATDFHASAKTFVQSKMQYRNPTTKMGSIEDEYRYELTSVEKVKALTAQLAIKHT; this is encoded by the coding sequence ATGAACGATAATATAAAAGGCGCCTTTGGTGTACTGGAAATTTGTGGTAATTCTTTCGAATCGGCTTTGGCTGCACAGCATGGTGGCGCCAAACGTGTAGAACTTTGCGATAATTTAGCCGAAGGAGGAACTACGCCCAGTTATTCCCAAATTGCCTTATCTAAACAAAAACTTAACATAGCAATATGGCCCATTATACGTCCACGCGGAGGCGATTTTCTATATTCTGAGATCGAGTTCAGCTTAATGAAAGAAGATATAGCCATTTGTAAATCATTAAATTGCGACGGTGTAGTGATCGGAATACTTCAAGCTGACGGAACGATTGATAAAAAGCGGTGTGCTGAACTGATTGAACTTGCCAAACCTCTTCCCGTGGCTTTTCATCGTGCATTTGATATGAGCAATGATATGGAGAAATCACTGGAAGATTTGATCGACCTGGGAATTGTTCGGGTGCTTTCATCTGGTGGAGCGGCTTCAGCCATTGATGGGGCCGATGTTTTAGCAAAACTGGTTAAGCAAGCCGCCGGAAGAATAGTAATTATGCCGGGGGCCGGAATTAACGAACACAACATTAGCACACTTATTAGCAAAACTGGCGCTACAGACTTTCATGCTTCCGCTAAAACCTTTGTTCAAAGTAAAATGCAATACCGCAACCCCACAACCAAAATGGGTAGTATAGAAGATGAATACCGCT
- a CDS encoding N(4)-(beta-N-acetylglucosaminyl)-L-asparaginase, translating into MFNRRKFIKASALSAGLLAIDKTSIAHVIPTEVGQADHFPIVISTWDFGIAANADAWKVLSKGGRALDAVEQGVWVPEADVKNQSVGYGGLPDRDGRVTLDACIMDEEGNCGAVLAIEHIKHPISVARKVMEKTPHVMLAGDGALQFALEQGFKKENLLTPESEKAWKEWLKTAKYQPIINIENKLYDKAAPQKLPGNQYNHDTIGMLAIDAKGNISGACTTSGMAYKLHGRIGDSPIIGAGLYVDNEVGGATSTGVGEEVVRNVGSFLVVELMRQGYTPEAACKEAVMRIIKKKPETAKNIQVGFLAINKKGEYGAYAIQKGFSYAVCNEKQQDLLIKGKSYY; encoded by the coding sequence ATGTTCAACCGTCGTAAATTTATTAAAGCCTCTGCCCTTTCTGCGGGTTTATTGGCTATCGATAAAACCAGTATTGCTCATGTTATCCCAACTGAAGTTGGCCAGGCAGATCATTTTCCGATTGTAATTTCGACCTGGGATTTTGGCATTGCCGCAAATGCTGATGCCTGGAAAGTGCTTTCCAAAGGCGGCCGGGCGCTCGATGCCGTTGAACAGGGCGTTTGGGTGCCAGAGGCCGATGTAAAAAATCAATCTGTTGGCTACGGTGGCCTTCCTGATAGAGACGGCCGGGTAACGCTCGATGCCTGCATTATGGATGAAGAGGGAAATTGCGGCGCCGTATTGGCTATTGAACACATTAAACACCCCATTTCGGTAGCGCGGAAAGTAATGGAAAAAACGCCTCATGTTATGCTGGCCGGCGATGGCGCATTACAATTTGCGCTTGAGCAAGGTTTTAAAAAGGAAAATCTCCTTACTCCAGAAAGCGAAAAAGCCTGGAAAGAATGGTTAAAAACGGCTAAATACCAACCTATAATAAACATCGAAAATAAACTTTACGATAAGGCGGCACCGCAAAAACTGCCGGGAAACCAGTACAACCACGATACCATCGGTATGCTCGCGATAGATGCCAAGGGGAACATATCAGGCGCCTGCACTACCAGCGGAATGGCCTATAAACTGCACGGCAGAATTGGCGACAGCCCGATTATTGGTGCCGGATTGTATGTTGATAATGAGGTGGGCGGCGCAACGTCAACAGGTGTTGGCGAAGAAGTAGTAAGAAACGTCGGTTCATTTTTGGTGGTCGAGCTGATGCGTCAGGGTTATACGCCTGAAGCAGCTTGTAAGGAGGCCGTAATGCGGATTATCAAGAAAAAACCCGAAACCGCAAAGAACATCCAAGTTGGCTTTTTAGCGATCAATAAAAAAGGCGAATATGGTGCCTACGCTATTCAAAAGGGTTTTAGTTATGCGGTTTGCAACGAGAAACAGCAAGATTTACTGATTAAAGGAAAAAGCTATTATTAA
- a CDS encoding nitrilase family protein — translation METPIYTQIENLKVTVFQAYLFWENIEKNLQNLTLRLSMGVREKTDLIVLPEMFNSGFSMHAEALAEEMGGFTMQWMQKTAYQYNCVVTGSLIVKEDGKFYNRMIWMEPDGEFKKYDKHHLFGMGEEDKNFTAGNEKLIVTLKGWKIRLAVCYDLRFPVWLRNKNEEYDVLLLIASWPDKRSSHWKALIPARAIENQSYVIGVNRVGHDGDQIYHSGHSMCIDPYGGTVYYKPEDEDLYTFSINYEELVKIRRQFPFLKDADQFEID, via the coding sequence ATGGAAACACCTATTTACACGCAAATAGAAAACCTGAAAGTTACCGTTTTTCAAGCCTACCTTTTTTGGGAGAACATAGAAAAAAACCTGCAGAACCTCACCTTGCGCCTTTCGATGGGCGTTAGAGAGAAAACAGATTTAATTGTTTTGCCAGAAATGTTTAACAGTGGCTTTAGCATGCATGCCGAAGCACTTGCCGAAGAAATGGGCGGCTTTACCATGCAATGGATGCAGAAAACGGCCTATCAATACAATTGCGTGGTTACCGGAAGCTTAATTGTTAAAGAAGATGGTAAATTTTATAATCGCATGATTTGGATGGAACCGGATGGCGAGTTTAAAAAGTACGACAAGCACCATCTGTTTGGGATGGGCGAAGAGGATAAAAACTTCACTGCAGGAAATGAAAAACTCATTGTAACGCTAAAGGGCTGGAAAATACGATTGGCGGTTTGCTACGACTTACGCTTTCCGGTTTGGTTACGCAATAAAAACGAAGAATACGATGTTTTACTGCTTATTGCAAGCTGGCCCGACAAGCGTTCTTCGCACTGGAAAGCACTGATCCCTGCCCGTGCCATCGAAAATCAAAGCTACGTGATTGGTGTAAACCGCGTTGGCCACGATGGCGATCAGATTTACCACAGCGGCCATTCGATGTGCATTGACCCTTACGGCGGTACCGTATATTACAAGCCCGAAGACGAAGATTTGTACACTTTTAGCATTAACTACGAGGAATTAGTTAAAATAAGACGCCAGTTTCCGTTTTTAAAGGACGCCGACCAGTTTGAGATCGATTAG